The DNA segment CTGGCCTAATGGCATTGAGGCTGAGCTGAACGTAGCAAGCGAAGGGACCATATGCGAGAGAGAAGGCGATGACATTATCCTTATCTCACTGAGTAATCCCGAGCTTGTCTGCGGTTTCTCAAGAATTTTAAGAGCAGATTTCACATCATGCTCTGAAGCAAGTTTGCCTGATGAAGACAATATGCCCGAAGGATTTGCTTGCGGACCTGGATTGCAATCAATGAGCGATCTGGCTGAGCAGACATGCAGGCAGGATTTAGATGATTTTTGTGATCAGCTAAACCCAAGAAACGTGCCTACTCTATCAGAGTGGGGACTTGTCTCAATGGCTGCTATTTTAGGAATTATA comes from the Thermodesulfobacteriota bacterium genome and includes:
- a CDS encoding IPTL-CTERM sorting domain-containing protein, which translates into the protein MKIFLCISIALFIGLLVSVQDSNAQCVCWPNGIEAELNVASEGTICEREGDDIILISLSNPELVCGFSRILRADFTSCSEASLPDEDNMPEGFACGPGLQSMSDLAEQTCRQDLDDFCDQLNPRNVPTLSEWGLVSMAAILGIIGFMVIRKRQVTT